From one Planktothrix agardhii NIES-204 genomic stretch:
- the purQ gene encoding phosphoribosylformylglycinamidine synthase I has translation MKFGVIVFPGSNCDRDVAWVTQGLLGQPTRMIWHEDTDLSDIDVVVIPGGFSYGDYLRCGAIARFSPIMRSTIEHANQGKFVLGICNGFQVLTEAGLLPGALVRNRDLHFICESAPLTVINSNIPWTSEYQVGEVINLPIAHGEGCYYADEKTLEELETNHQVLFRYGTDKTPKPEENPNGSLNNIAGICNPQGNVLGMMPHPERASDPMLGNTDGIKLFKTLLR, from the coding sequence ATGAAATTTGGGGTTATTGTTTTTCCGGGTTCTAATTGCGATCGAGATGTGGCTTGGGTAACTCAAGGATTATTGGGACAACCGACCCGGATGATTTGGCATGAAGATACGGATTTATCGGATATTGATGTGGTGGTAATTCCGGGGGGTTTTAGTTACGGGGATTACTTGCGTTGTGGTGCGATCGCCCGTTTTTCTCCGATCATGCGCTCCACAATTGAACACGCCAACCAAGGTAAATTTGTTCTAGGAATTTGTAACGGATTTCAGGTATTAACCGAAGCCGGATTATTACCCGGGGCATTAGTTAGAAATCGGGATTTACACTTTATTTGTGAGTCTGCTCCTTTGACGGTAATTAATAGTAATATTCCCTGGACTTCTGAATATCAAGTTGGGGAAGTAATTAATTTACCCATTGCCCACGGGGAAGGCTGTTATTATGCTGATGAAAAAACCCTAGAAGAATTAGAAACAAATCATCAAGTTTTATTCCGTTATGGAACTGATAAAACCCCGAAACCCGAAGAAAATCCTAACGGATCTTTGAATAATATTGCGGGAATTTGTAACCCTCAAGGCAATGTTCTCGGAATGATGCCCCACCCGGAACGTGCCTCCGATCCCATGTTAGGAAATACCGATGGAATTAAACTGTTTAAAACCCTATTGCGTTAG
- the purS gene encoding phosphoribosylformylglycinamidine synthetase PurS: MRDNQDCAIKVGIVVTHHYQARIYITLRPSVLDPQGVAVRSGIQHLGYDNVEQVRIGKYIEMTLSATDETEAKTQLDRICDQVLANPVIETYRFDLTEVAAVTH, from the coding sequence TTGAGGGATAATCAAGACTGTGCCATTAAAGTAGGGATTGTTGTGACCCATCACTACCAAGCTAGAATTTATATTACTCTCCGTCCTTCTGTTCTTGATCCTCAAGGCGTGGCGGTGAGATCTGGGATTCAACATCTGGGATATGACAATGTTGAACAGGTGCGGATTGGTAAATATATTGAAATGACGCTTTCAGCAACGGATGAAACGGAAGCAAAAACTCAACTTGACCGAATTTGCGATCAAGTGTTAGCAAATCCGGTGATTGAAACCTATAGATTTGATCTAACGGAAGTTGCGGCCGTTACTCATTAA
- a CDS encoding photosystem q(b) protein: MIPTLLTATICYIVAFVAAPPVDIDGIREPVAGSLLYGNNIISGAVVPSSNAIGLHFYPIWEAASLDEWLYNGGPYQLVIFHFLIGILCYMGREWELSYRLGMRPWICVAYSAPVAAAAAVFLIYPIGQGSFSDGMPLGISGTFNFMLVFQAEHNILMHPFHMLGVAGVFGGSLFSAMHGSLVTSSLVRETTETESQNYGYKFGQEEETYNIVAAHGYFGRLIFQYASFNNSRSLHFLLGAWPVIGIWFTALGVSTMAFNLNGFNFNQSIIDSTGRVINTWADVLNRANLGMEVMHERNAHNFPLDLASGESAPVALIAPQING, from the coding sequence ATGATCCCCACCTTATTAACCGCCACCATCTGCTACATCGTCGCCTTCGTCGCGGCTCCCCCCGTAGACATCGATGGTATCCGTGAACCCGTAGCTGGTTCGCTGTTATACGGAAACAACATCATCTCCGGTGCAGTTGTTCCTTCCTCTAACGCCATCGGTTTACACTTCTACCCCATTTGGGAAGCAGCCAGCTTAGATGAGTGGCTGTACAACGGAGGCCCTTACCAGTTAGTGATTTTCCACTTCCTGATTGGGATTCTGTGCTACATGGGACGGGAATGGGAACTCTCCTACCGTTTAGGGATGCGTCCTTGGATCTGCGTCGCCTACTCTGCACCAGTTGCAGCAGCAGCCGCCGTGTTCCTGATCTACCCCATCGGTCAAGGTTCATTCTCTGATGGTATGCCTTTAGGTATCTCTGGAACCTTCAACTTCATGTTAGTGTTCCAAGCCGAACACAACATCTTAATGCACCCCTTCCATATGTTAGGAGTTGCTGGAGTTTTTGGTGGTAGTTTATTCTCCGCCATGCACGGTTCTTTAGTTACCTCTTCCTTAGTTCGTGAAACCACCGAAACCGAGTCACAAAACTACGGTTACAAATTCGGTCAAGAAGAAGAAACCTACAACATCGTTGCAGCCCACGGTTACTTTGGTCGTTTAATCTTCCAATATGCCAGCTTCAACAACAGCCGTAGCTTACACTTCCTGTTAGGCGCATGGCCTGTAATCGGAATTTGGTTCACCGCTTTGGGTGTATCCACCATGGCATTCAACCTGAACGGTTTCAACTTCAACCAGTCAATCATCGACTCTACCGGTCGCGTGATCAATACCTGGGCTGATGTGTTAAACCGCGCTAACCTGGGTATGGAAGTAATGCACGAGCGCAACGCTCACAACTTCCCCTTAGACTTAGCTTCTGGTGAATCTGCTCCTGTGGCTTTGATTGCTCCTCAAATCAATGGTTAA
- a CDS encoding membrane protein AbrB duplication: MNINYQNTLTHWRQELSQTLPQLAHLLPLFMLAVGVGYLFNWLQVPVAWLIGPMVAGIIYAVFQGKPQPLPPIFFIFGQAIVAISTATGFSLNTIGLMGTYAFPLMLCILVTGGMSILNGYFLGRWGGIDRATGFLSCVPGASYSLIAMSEEMGADAIAVALLQYLRILLVALIVPALVGFWFAGDVAIGSVVSIPLNTSPALPMLYNLGIMGGCAALGIVLGEKFSLPSSLFLGPFLVSLIVFWTVPYSIKMPPLLFTIGLLFVGFSVGLKFDWQNAKKLWKAVLIEIVLVLILILFCLGAGYIFHQITQVDTMTAILGSTPGGITAMIATVIQLGGDAGIVLAMQMTRMLLILLISPWFANVLIKSQKQSNPT; this comes from the coding sequence ATGAATATAAACTATCAAAATACCCTCACCCACTGGAGGCAAGAGTTATCTCAAACTTTGCCCCAACTTGCCCATCTTCTACCTCTATTTATGTTAGCTGTGGGCGTTGGTTATCTATTCAATTGGTTGCAGGTTCCCGTTGCTTGGCTGATTGGCCCAATGGTGGCGGGGATTATTTATGCGGTGTTTCAGGGGAAACCTCAGCCCCTACCCCCGATCTTTTTTATTTTCGGTCAAGCTATTGTGGCGATTTCTACAGCTACGGGCTTTTCGCTTAATACTATCGGTTTAATGGGAACTTACGCCTTTCCCCTGATGCTCTGTATTTTGGTGACCGGGGGGATGAGTATTTTGAATGGTTATTTTTTAGGGCGCTGGGGCGGAATTGACCGGGCGACAGGGTTTCTCAGTTGTGTCCCTGGGGCGAGTTACAGTTTAATTGCCATGAGTGAGGAAATGGGAGCCGATGCGATCGCCGTTGCTCTGTTACAATATCTGCGGATTCTATTAGTAGCATTAATTGTTCCTGCCCTCGTCGGGTTCTGGTTTGCGGGGGATGTGGCTATTGGGTCTGTGGTATCTATTCCCCTTAATACTTCACCTGCTTTGCCAATGCTTTACAACCTCGGAATTATGGGGGGTTGTGCGGCGTTAGGAATCGTTTTAGGGGAAAAGTTTAGTTTACCTTCATCGTTGTTTCTGGGGCCGTTTCTAGTTAGTTTAATTGTTTTTTGGACAGTTCCATATTCAATTAAAATGCCTCCTTTGCTATTTACTATTGGGCTATTATTTGTCGGGTTTTCTGTTGGTTTAAAGTTTGACTGGCAGAATGCTAAAAAACTCTGGAAGGCTGTTTTAATTGAAATTGTTTTAGTTCTGATATTAATTTTATTCTGTTTAGGTGCAGGTTATATTTTCCATCAAATTACCCAAGTTGATACCATGACGGCGATATTAGGTTCCACACCCGGAGGAATTACAGCAATGATCGCAACGGTAATTCAACTCGGAGGAGATGCCGGAATTGTATTAGCTATGCAAATGACTCGAATGTTATTGATATTATTAATTAGTCCTTGGTTTGCGAATGTATTAATTAAAAGTCAAAAACAATCTAACCCAACCTAG
- a CDS encoding bacterioferritin comigratory protein, translating to MAVKVGDMAPDFTLTSQTGELVSIEDFQGKKSVVLYFYPKDDTPGCTAEACAFRDAYQVFTDAGAEVIGISSDTAQSHQQFATKYNLPFILLSDTGNNVRQLYGVPATMWVLPGRVTYVIDREGVVRHLFDSMLDFGRHVDEALTTLKSIPKP from the coding sequence ATGGCTGTTAAAGTAGGAGATATGGCTCCTGATTTCACCTTAACTTCGCAAACGGGCGAATTAGTTAGTATCGAAGACTTTCAGGGAAAAAAATCCGTTGTCCTCTACTTCTATCCCAAGGATGATACTCCTGGCTGTACCGCAGAGGCCTGCGCTTTTCGAGATGCTTATCAAGTCTTTACAGATGCGGGGGCCGAAGTAATTGGGATTAGTTCAGACACGGCCCAATCTCATCAACAGTTTGCCACAAAATACAATCTTCCGTTTATTTTGTTAAGCGATACCGGGAATAATGTTCGTCAACTCTATGGTGTTCCAGCAACGATGTGGGTGCTACCGGGTCGCGTTACCTATGTAATTGATAGGGAGGGTGTGGTGCGACATCTGTTTGATTCTATGCTAGATTTTGGGCGTCACGTTGATGAGGCTTTAACGACTCTTAAATCGATTCCAAAGCCATAG
- a CDS encoding hypothetical protein (conserved hypothetical protein, radical SAM superfamily) yields the protein MKTLLIYPQFPSTFWSYEKILELVDRKVLLPPLGLITVAAILPQTWQFKLVDRNITAVTEAEWEWAELVILSGMIVQKSDFIAQIQEAKKRGKLVAVGGPYPTSVPHEIENSGADFLILDEGEITLPMFIEALEKGETSGVFRTEEKPSVTSTPIPRYDLLELDAYDSMSVQFSRGCPFQCEFCDIIVLYGRKPRTKTPEQLLKELDYLYELGWRRSIFMVDDNFIGNKRNVKLLLKALKIWQAEHQYPFRFNTEASIDLADDGELMESMVECNFDAVFLGIETPDTSSLEMTKKYQNNRSPLLEAVDKIIRTGLRPMAGFILGFDGEKPGAGYRIIEFVEKSAIPTALFSMLQALPNTALWHRLEKEGRLINPKKFDINQTTLINFVPTRPVEEIAQEYIETFWQLYDPERYLERTYRCFLKLGAPKCNPPGKFPSWIDLKALTTVIWRQGIKRQTRWKFWGYLFSIIKHNPAVCGQYLTLCAHNEHFLEYRQIVKTEIEQQLAEYQAQKAQLPTKIPA from the coding sequence ATGAAAACATTATTAATTTATCCCCAATTCCCGTCTACATTTTGGTCGTATGAAAAAATCCTAGAATTAGTTGATCGCAAAGTATTGTTACCGCCCCTGGGATTAATTACGGTAGCGGCAATTTTGCCTCAAACTTGGCAATTCAAACTGGTTGATCGTAATATTACTGCTGTAACTGAAGCCGAATGGGAATGGGCAGAATTAGTCATCCTTTCGGGAATGATTGTGCAGAAATCCGATTTTATTGCTCAAATTCAAGAAGCCAAAAAACGCGGAAAATTAGTCGCTGTTGGTGGCCCCTATCCCACTTCTGTCCCCCATGAAATTGAAAATTCTGGGGCAGATTTTCTGATTTTAGATGAAGGGGAAATTACCCTACCCATGTTTATAGAAGCTCTGGAAAAAGGTGAAACTTCCGGGGTATTTCGCACAGAAGAAAAACCCAGTGTCACCTCAACTCCTATTCCCCGTTACGATTTATTAGAATTAGATGCCTATGATTCTATGTCGGTACAATTCTCCCGTGGATGTCCGTTTCAATGTGAATTTTGTGACATTATTGTGCTTTATGGTCGCAAACCCCGCACTAAAACTCCAGAACAATTATTAAAGGAATTAGATTATCTTTATGAACTGGGATGGCGACGATCAATATTCATGGTGGATGATAATTTTATCGGCAATAAACGGAATGTGAAATTACTGTTAAAAGCTCTAAAAATCTGGCAAGCGGAACATCAATATCCTTTCCGATTTAATACAGAAGCCTCCATAGATTTAGCCGATGATGGTGAATTAATGGAATCGATGGTGGAATGTAACTTTGATGCGGTTTTTTTGGGAATTGAAACCCCAGATACCAGTAGTTTAGAAATGACCAAAAAATATCAAAATAACCGCAGTCCGTTATTAGAAGCCGTTGATAAAATTATCCGCACTGGCTTACGTCCAATGGCGGGATTTATTCTAGGATTTGATGGGGAAAAACCCGGGGCGGGATATCGAATTATTGAATTTGTCGAAAAATCTGCGATTCCCACGGCTTTATTTAGTATGTTACAAGCCTTACCCAATACGGCGTTATGGCATCGTTTAGAGAAGGAAGGACGGTTAATTAATCCTAAAAAGTTTGATATTAACCAAACCACATTAATTAACTTTGTTCCTACCCGTCCCGTTGAAGAAATTGCCCAAGAATATATTGAAACCTTCTGGCAATTATATGATCCCGAACGTTATTTAGAACGCACCTATCGCTGTTTCTTGAAGTTGGGTGCTCCCAAATGTAATCCCCCAGGTAAATTCCCCAGTTGGATTGATTTAAAAGCCTTAACAACTGTAATTTGGCGACAGGGAATTAAACGCCAAACTCGCTGGAAATTCTGGGGATATTTGTTTAGTATTATCAAACATAATCCCGCCGTCTGCGGGCAGTATTTAACCCTATGCGCCCATAACGAACATTTTTTAGAATATCGCCAAATTGTTAAAACTGAAATTGAACAACAGTTGGCAGAATATCAAGCCCAAAAAGCCCAACTTCCCACCAAAATTCCCGCATAA
- a CDS encoding MIP family channel protein — MPLTKKCLAEFMGTFWLVFGGCGSAVFAAAFPDGTTNPLGIGFAGVALAFGLTVLTMAYAIGHVSGCHLNPAVSFGLWAGKRFSGGKDLALYIGSQVAGAIVASLVLYLIVSGKAGFDAVAFKGGF, encoded by the coding sequence ATGCCACTGACTAAGAAATGTCTTGCCGAGTTCATGGGAACATTTTGGCTAGTTTTTGGAGGGTGTGGATCTGCTGTTTTTGCCGCCGCATTTCCCGATGGAACTACTAACCCCCTTGGGATTGGATTTGCCGGGGTTGCATTAGCTTTTGGTTTAACCGTTTTAACCATGGCCTATGCCATTGGTCATGTTTCCGGTTGCCATCTCAATCCGGCGGTTTCCTTTGGATTATGGGCGGGTAAACGCTTCTCTGGAGGCAAAGATTTAGCCCTTTATATTGGATCTCAAGTTGCCGGGGCAATTGTAGCATCCTTAGTGCTTTATTTAATTGTCAGTGGGAAAGCCGGATTTGATGCAGTGGCTTTTAAAGGTGGTTTCTAA
- a CDS encoding water channel protein: MQWLLKVVSNPFATNGYGEHSPGGYNLVSALLGEFVLTFMFLMVIMGSTDSRAPQGFAPIAIGLGLTLIHLIGIPVTNVSVNPARSTGPALFVGGWAIQQLWLFWFAPILGGIAAGFTYNSLFGESPSDPNS; the protein is encoded by the coding sequence ATGCAGTGGCTTTTAAAGGTGGTTTCTAACCCCTTTGCCACCAATGGATATGGCGAACATTCTCCCGGCGGTTACAATCTCGTTTCCGCTCTGCTGGGTGAATTTGTGTTGACATTTATGTTCTTGATGGTGATTATGGGATCAACCGATAGTCGCGCACCTCAAGGATTTGCCCCGATTGCTATTGGTTTGGGATTAACCTTAATTCACCTAATCGGAATTCCAGTCACCAATGTATCTGTAAATCCAGCCCGCAGCACTGGCCCAGCATTATTTGTTGGCGGTTGGGCAATTCAGCAATTATGGTTGTTTTGGTTCGCCCCTATTTTGGGAGGAATTGCCGCCGGGTTCACCTATAATTCCTTATTTGGTGAATCCCCATCTGATCCGAATTCTTAA
- the prfC gene encoding peptide chain release factor 3, producing MTTEIQTEIQTEIQAEVERRRNFAIISHPDAGKTTLTEKLLLYGGAIHEAGAVKVRKAQRHATSDWMAMEQQRGISITSTVLQFEYNNCQINLLDTPGHQDFSEDTYRTLAAADNAVMLEDAAKGLEPQTRKLFEVCKLRGLPIFTFINKMDRPGQEPLELLDEIEKELGLKTYPINWPIGTGDRFQGVFDRRKQKIHLFERTAHGSREALDRVFDLDDPRINELLDPDLYHQLKEELELLEHAGSEFDLDLVHAGKMTPVFFGSAMTNFGVQLFLDSFLDYALKPGSHLSTLGDMEPEYPEFTGFVFKLQANMDAKHRDRVAFVRVCTGKFEKDMTVNHARTGKVVRLSRPQKLFAQERQSIETAYPGDVIGLNNPGVFAIGDTIYMGKKLEYEGIPCFTPELFAYLKNPNPSKFKQFHKGVLELREEGAVQIMFSIDEAKRDPILAAVGQLQFEVVQFRLQNEYGAETLLEPLPYSVARWVTGGWEVLNKVGRIFNAAVVKDSWDRPVLLFKNEWNCRQAEADHPELKLTSIAPVVSIQPSESGEEE from the coding sequence ATGACTACAGAAATTCAAACCGAAATTCAAACCGAAATTCAAGCGGAGGTTGAGCGACGTCGCAATTTTGCAATTATTTCTCACCCTGATGCTGGAAAAACCACCCTGACAGAAAAATTACTCCTCTACGGAGGTGCCATTCACGAAGCAGGTGCTGTTAAAGTACGGAAGGCTCAACGTCATGCTACCTCAGACTGGATGGCAATGGAACAACAACGGGGAATTTCGATTACCTCAACGGTTTTGCAGTTCGAGTATAACAACTGTCAAATTAATCTGCTAGATACACCCGGGCACCAAGATTTTAGTGAAGATACCTACCGCACTTTAGCCGCAGCCGATAACGCGGTGATGTTAGAAGATGCCGCCAAGGGTTTAGAGCCGCAAACTCGCAAACTTTTTGAAGTCTGCAAACTGCGAGGTCTGCCTATTTTTACTTTTATTAATAAAATGGATCGTCCGGGTCAAGAACCCTTAGAATTACTTGATGAAATTGAAAAAGAATTAGGGTTAAAAACCTATCCCATAAATTGGCCAATTGGTACGGGTGATCGCTTTCAAGGAGTATTTGATCGTCGCAAACAAAAAATTCATTTATTTGAACGTACCGCCCACGGCAGTCGAGAAGCTTTAGATCGGGTTTTTGATTTAGATGATCCTAGAATTAATGAATTATTAGATCCGGATCTTTATCATCAATTAAAAGAAGAATTAGAACTACTTGAACACGCGGGTTCAGAATTTGATCTGGATTTAGTTCATGCTGGAAAAATGACCCCGGTTTTCTTCGGCAGTGCCATGACTAATTTTGGGGTTCAATTATTCTTAGATTCCTTCTTAGATTATGCTTTAAAACCCGGTTCCCATCTGAGTACCTTGGGGGATATGGAACCCGAATATCCTGAGTTTACGGGCTTTGTATTTAAACTACAAGCTAATATGGATGCCAAACACCGAGATCGGGTGGCTTTTGTGCGAGTTTGTACAGGAAAATTTGAAAAAGATATGACGGTAAATCATGCCCGCACGGGAAAAGTTGTCCGTCTTTCCCGTCCTCAAAAATTATTTGCTCAGGAAAGACAATCAATTGAAACTGCCTATCCTGGGGATGTAATTGGATTAAATAATCCTGGGGTTTTTGCCATTGGGGATACAATTTATATGGGCAAAAAATTAGAATATGAAGGGATTCCCTGTTTTACCCCGGAGTTATTTGCCTATTTAAAAAATCCTAATCCTTCTAAGTTTAAACAGTTCCATAAAGGAGTTTTGGAATTGCGAGAAGAAGGAGCGGTACAAATTATGTTTTCCATTGATGAAGCTAAACGTGATCCGATTTTGGCGGCGGTCGGTCAACTTCAATTTGAGGTAGTTCAGTTTAGATTACAAAATGAATATGGGGCCGAAACTCTATTAGAACCTCTACCCTATAGTGTGGCTCGTTGGGTAACAGGAGGTTGGGAAGTTTTAAATAAAGTTGGACGAATTTTTAACGCTGCGGTGGTTAAAGATAGTTGGGATCGTCCGGTTTTACTATTTAAAAATGAATGGAATTGTCGTCAAGCTGAAGCCGATCATCCTGAGTTAAAACTGACTTCTATTGCTCCGGTAGTTTCAATTCAACCCTCTGAATCTGGAGAGGAAGAATAA
- a CDS encoding phosphopantethiene-protein transferase, producing the protein MVLSDFQLYSQMVHIWQTSLTRSPQYLEFYQKILADDELKRARRFKFERDQQAFMIARGTLRMILSHYLNLSAKQIQFKYSSNGKPSLDQAPLPLNFNLSHAHGKAIYAIALEENIGIDIEYIREIEVISLAKRFFCDSEYQWLNSLNSEAQYAAFFRLWTCKEAYLKATGEGLVGLQDIEIFTPLDSYPRILKISQDLELAKNWTMQTIETAENYLATLAIKGINYQFKYRQWTEEKEIEYNIMAKDR; encoded by the coding sequence ATGGTTTTATCGGATTTTCAGTTATATTCCCAGATGGTTCATATTTGGCAAACCAGTCTAACACGATCGCCCCAATACCTAGAATTCTATCAAAAAATTCTGGCTGATGATGAACTAAAACGGGCGAGACGGTTTAAGTTTGAACGGGATCAACAGGCATTTATGATTGCTAGGGGAACATTAAGAATGATTCTCAGCCACTATTTAAACCTGTCTGCAAAACAGATTCAATTTAAGTATAGTTCTAATGGAAAACCGAGTTTAGATCAAGCTCCCTTACCCCTAAATTTTAATCTATCTCATGCCCATGGAAAAGCAATTTATGCGATCGCCCTTGAAGAAAATATCGGCATAGATATAGAATATATTCGGGAAATTGAAGTTATATCTTTAGCAAAACGGTTTTTTTGTGACTCTGAATATCAGTGGTTAAATTCCCTTAATTCAGAAGCACAATATGCTGCATTTTTTCGACTCTGGACGTGCAAAGAAGCCTACTTAAAAGCCACGGGAGAAGGTTTAGTTGGTTTACAGGATATTGAAATTTTCACTCCTCTGGATTCCTACCCCAGAATTTTGAAAATTTCCCAGGATTTGGAATTAGCTAAAAATTGGACAATGCAAACTATTGAAACCGCAGAAAACTATCTAGCAACCTTAGCTATTAAGGGAATAAATTATCAGTTTAAATATAGGCAATGGACTGAAGAAAAAGAAATCGAGTATAATATTATGGCTAAAGATAGATGA
- a CDS encoding malic enzyme, NAD-binding: MVSLTPNPSYSVTIRLELPNRAGMLASVFQAIATVGGNLGQIDLMEQTLHKTIREISVDASSEEHAEQIVQAVKGLTELKVLAVYDRTFNLHRAGKISIQSKIPLKSQSDLAMAYTPGVGRICQAIAEDPEQIYKLTIKQNTVAIITDGSAVLGLGNLGPGAALPVMEGKAMLFKEFGDIDAFPICLDTQDTDKIIETVKYLAPVFGGINLEDIAAPRCFEIEAKLRECLDIPIFHDDQHGTAIVSLAALINSLKLVKKSREDIHLVLNGAGAAGVAMARLFKKAGVRNITLCDSKGIISHNRTDINEQKREFAVNLSGTLADAMKDADVFMGVSAPGVVTPEMVRSMAKDPIVFAMANPIPEIQPELILNDVAVVATGRSDYPNQINNVLAFPGLFRGALDCGAKSLTISMYLEAANAIASLVSPTDLDREYVVPSVFDKRVATAVASAVTHTARQEGLART, encoded by the coding sequence ATGGTTAGCTTAACACCGAATCCTAGTTATAGCGTTACAATTCGTCTGGAACTGCCTAACCGCGCCGGAATGTTGGCTAGTGTTTTTCAAGCGATCGCCACCGTCGGAGGAAATTTAGGTCAAATTGACTTAATGGAACAAACTCTGCACAAAACAATTCGAGAAATTAGTGTAGATGCCTCTAGTGAAGAACACGCAGAACAAATTGTCCAAGCGGTAAAAGGTTTAACTGAGTTAAAAGTATTAGCGGTTTATGACCGAACATTTAATCTCCATCGCGCCGGAAAAATCAGTATTCAAAGTAAAATTCCCCTGAAATCTCAATCGGATTTAGCCATGGCTTATACTCCGGGTGTGGGTCGAATTTGTCAAGCGATCGCAGAAGATCCAGAACAAATTTATAAGCTGACAATCAAACAAAATACCGTCGCTATTATTACTGATGGTAGTGCGGTTTTAGGCTTAGGAAATTTGGGGCCAGGTGCAGCTTTACCCGTGATGGAAGGGAAAGCCATGCTCTTTAAAGAATTTGGAGATATTGATGCCTTTCCGATTTGTTTGGATACCCAAGATACAGACAAAATTATCGAAACGGTTAAATATCTTGCCCCAGTTTTCGGGGGAATAAATTTAGAAGATATTGCCGCCCCTCGCTGTTTTGAAATTGAAGCTAAACTGCGGGAATGTTTAGATATTCCGATCTTCCATGATGATCAACATGGCACGGCAATTGTGAGTTTAGCCGCCTTAATTAATTCCTTAAAATTAGTTAAAAAATCACGGGAGGATATTCACCTGGTTTTAAACGGGGCGGGTGCTGCGGGGGTAGCAATGGCGCGTTTATTCAAAAAAGCCGGAGTGCGTAATATTACCCTCTGTGATTCTAAGGGAATTATTAGCCATAATCGCACCGATATTAACGAACAAAAACGGGAATTTGCCGTTAACTTATCGGGAACTTTAGCGGATGCGATGAAAGATGCTGATGTGTTTATGGGAGTTAGTGCCCCTGGTGTGGTGACACCGGAAATGGTAAGATCTATGGCAAAAGATCCTATTGTTTTTGCCATGGCTAATCCGATTCCTGAAATTCAACCGGAATTAATTCTTAATGATGTCGCAGTCGTGGCAACAGGACGGAGTGATTATCCCAATCAAATTAATAATGTTTTAGCCTTCCCTGGTCTATTCCGAGGAGCCTTAGATTGTGGGGCTAAAAGTTTAACTATTTCGATGTATTTAGAAGCGGCAAATGCGATCGCTTCTTTAGTCTCTCCCACGGATTTAGATCGGGAATATGTTGTGCCTTCAGTGTTTGATAAACGGGTGGCTACGGCGGTTGCTAGTGCCGTTACCCATACCGCCCGTCAAGAAGGTTTAGCCCGCACTTAA